One Haloterrigena salifodinae DNA window includes the following coding sequences:
- a CDS encoding GNAT family N-acetyltransferase — protein MALTEPIAIEGDEREQIYAYVETHGAVDRDRAREALFPEDPPGDPQYTRAFRHNVAILKRDGYLEEDDDGTLRIAIDVDDEREEFSTEDVDVTIRPARQEDLSGIVGAMRRLVEGMTYIEAETVADELDHENVLLRHNEFESRMFFVATVDDEVVGWAHLHVPNLEKLSHTAELTVGVLEEYRGMGIGNELLDRALEWVRSQGHEKVYQSVPSTNEAAIEFFEGRGWVVEAVREDHYKLEDEYIDEVMMAIEL, from the coding sequence ATGGCACTCACCGAACCGATCGCGATCGAAGGCGACGAGCGAGAACAGATCTACGCGTACGTCGAGACCCACGGCGCGGTCGATCGAGACCGGGCCAGAGAGGCGCTCTTCCCTGAGGATCCGCCGGGTGATCCCCAGTATACGCGAGCGTTCCGCCACAACGTCGCGATCCTGAAACGAGACGGGTATCTCGAGGAGGACGACGACGGAACGTTGCGTATCGCCATCGACGTCGATGACGAGCGCGAGGAGTTCTCGACCGAGGACGTCGACGTCACGATTCGGCCCGCCAGACAGGAGGACCTCTCGGGCATCGTCGGCGCGATGCGACGGCTCGTCGAGGGGATGACCTATATCGAGGCCGAGACCGTCGCCGACGAACTCGACCACGAGAACGTCCTGCTTCGGCACAACGAGTTCGAATCGCGGATGTTCTTCGTCGCGACCGTCGACGACGAGGTCGTCGGCTGGGCCCACCTGCACGTCCCCAACTTAGAGAAGCTTTCTCACACTGCCGAACTCACGGTCGGCGTCTTAGAGGAGTATCGCGGGATGGGGATCGGGAACGAACTGCTCGATCGCGCCCTCGAGTGGGTGCGCTCGCAGGGCCACGAGAAGGTCTATCAGAGCGTCCCCTCGACCAACGAGGCGGCCATCGAGTTCTTCGAGGGCCGAGGGTGGGTCGTCGAGGCCGTCCGGGAGGACCACTACAAACTCGAGGATGAGTACATCGACGAGGTGATGATGGCGATCGAACTGTGA
- a CDS encoding anthranilate phosphoribosyltransferase, whose translation MAQASQEFGEWPLKRLMTDVVGSGPKSADDMSREQAREAFQRILAGEPDATTLGAFWLANRWKRNNPEELAGYTDVMREESVVTAEPEADPVDCGANYDGKHSSAVLGVGAGLVAAAAGTPVVVHSGDRVPTQKATAYKHVLDELGIRTDLEPEESANMVDETGFGFYYQPAFNPGVHDLYDRRDQMGVRTFVNTIETVGNPANADVHLGSFYHLAFAKKLTDLIRESDHLDYSRAIFFQGMEGYDDIRPGYTKVAEWNDGAELEDYEIETAEYGMEMENEDLEVDDVTADSATITEAVLAGERDDHFADAIALNGAFRMYAREDVDSLEDGLEQARDVIADGSAEAVLEDLRAF comes from the coding sequence ATGGCACAGGCATCCCAGGAGTTCGGTGAATGGCCGCTGAAACGCCTGATGACGGACGTCGTCGGCTCCGGTCCCAAGTCCGCCGACGACATGAGTCGCGAGCAAGCCCGCGAGGCGTTCCAGCGGATTCTGGCCGGCGAACCCGACGCGACGACGCTGGGCGCGTTCTGGCTGGCCAACCGCTGGAAGCGCAACAACCCCGAGGAGCTGGCCGGCTACACCGACGTCATGCGCGAGGAGTCGGTCGTCACCGCCGAACCCGAGGCCGATCCGGTCGACTGCGGCGCGAACTACGACGGCAAACACAGTTCGGCCGTCCTCGGCGTCGGCGCCGGCCTCGTGGCCGCCGCCGCGGGCACGCCGGTCGTCGTTCACTCCGGCGACCGCGTCCCGACCCAGAAGGCGACAGCGTACAAACACGTCCTCGACGAACTCGGGATCCGGACCGACCTCGAGCCCGAAGAAAGCGCCAACATGGTCGACGAGACCGGGTTCGGCTTCTACTACCAGCCCGCGTTCAATCCCGGCGTCCACGACCTCTACGACCGGCGCGACCAGATGGGCGTCCGGACGTTCGTCAACACGATCGAAACCGTCGGCAACCCCGCGAACGCCGACGTTCACCTCGGCTCGTTCTACCACCTCGCGTTCGCGAAGAAGCTGACCGATCTCATCCGGGAGAGCGACCACCTCGACTACTCGCGAGCCATCTTCTTCCAGGGAATGGAGGGGTACGACGACATCCGCCCCGGCTACACCAAAGTAGCTGAGTGGAACGACGGTGCGGAGCTCGAGGACTACGAGATCGAGACCGCCGAGTACGGCATGGAGATGGAAAACGAAGACCTCGAGGTCGACGACGTTACCGCTGACTCCGCGACGATCACCGAGGCGGTCCTTGCCGGCGAGCGCGACGACCACTTCGCCGATGCCATCGCCCTCAACGGCGCGTTCCGGATGTACGCCCGCGAGGACGTCGACAGCCTCGAGGACGGCCTCGAGCAGGCCCGCGACGTGATCGCCGACGGCAGCGCCGAAGCGGTGCTCGAGGACCTGCGGGCGTTCTGA
- a CDS encoding SDR family NAD(P)-dependent oxidoreductase: MRLEDKTVVITGAGAGIGRETALRCADEGARVIVTDVDVEGGEETSDLIAEAGGEAEFAELDVTDSDRFHDVVDTVAEDYGLDVMINNAGTGHPGGPLEDVDEEVRDFVVDININGVWNGCSAALPHMKEQGQGAIVNVGSLASVLGLPHQAAYATTKAAVLNLTRTVAAEAGPYGVRANAVCPGFTETQLLDDYLDQQGDPEQAREAMVEEYPLKRLGEPGEIADAILFLASDEASFVTGHGLVVDGGYSA, translated from the coding sequence ATGCGACTCGAAGACAAAACCGTCGTTATCACGGGTGCGGGCGCGGGGATCGGTCGGGAGACGGCGCTGCGATGCGCCGACGAAGGCGCGCGGGTCATCGTCACTGACGTCGACGTCGAGGGTGGCGAGGAGACCTCCGACCTGATCGCCGAGGCCGGCGGCGAGGCCGAGTTCGCCGAACTCGACGTCACCGACAGCGATCGGTTCCACGACGTCGTCGACACCGTCGCCGAGGACTACGGGCTCGACGTGATGATCAACAACGCCGGCACCGGCCATCCCGGCGGTCCGCTCGAGGACGTCGACGAAGAGGTTCGGGACTTCGTGGTCGACATCAACATCAACGGGGTCTGGAACGGCTGCTCCGCGGCCTTGCCCCACATGAAAGAACAGGGCCAGGGCGCGATCGTCAACGTCGGCTCGCTGGCGAGCGTCCTCGGACTCCCGCATCAGGCCGCCTACGCGACGACCAAGGCCGCCGTGTTGAATCTGACCCGGACCGTCGCGGCGGAGGCCGGCCCCTACGGCGTCCGCGCCAACGCCGTCTGCCCCGGCTTCACGGAGACCCAACTACTCGACGACTATCTGGACCAGCAGGGCGATCCGGAGCAGGCCCGGGAGGCGATGGTCGAGGAATACCCGCTCAAGCGACTCGGCGAACCCGGGGAGATCGCCGACGCGATCCTGTTCCTCGCCAGCGACGAGGCCTCGTTCGTCACCGGCCACGGACTGGTCGTCGACGGCGGCTATTCGGCCTGA
- a CDS encoding small multi-drug export protein, whose product MTLAPALVDVGHALEEATGVGRYLLVFALAMIPAIEPFVVIPVAIGLGFDPAATGVAAFAGSATAVGAIVIAHERLTAWWTRRRGGGDLDSSDRYGRARRLWKRYGIVGLSFAGPILAGIHLTALLAVVVGENTRLTVGWLAVGLAVWTVVLVGGSTAGISLLGLR is encoded by the coding sequence ATGACACTCGCTCCAGCACTCGTCGACGTCGGACACGCGCTCGAGGAAGCCACCGGCGTCGGCCGATACCTCCTCGTGTTCGCCCTCGCGATGATTCCGGCGATCGAACCGTTCGTCGTCATCCCGGTCGCGATCGGACTCGGCTTCGATCCGGCCGCCACCGGCGTCGCCGCCTTCGCCGGCAGCGCCACTGCGGTTGGCGCCATCGTGATCGCCCACGAACGACTCACGGCGTGGTGGACCCGCCGCCGAGGCGGCGGCGACCTCGACTCGAGCGATCGGTACGGTCGCGCGCGGCGGCTCTGGAAGCGCTACGGGATCGTCGGGCTCTCGTTCGCCGGTCCGATACTCGCCGGAATCCACCTCACGGCGCTGTTGGCGGTGGTCGTCGGGGAGAACACGCGACTGACCGTCGGTTGGCTCGCAGTCGGCCTCGCGGTCTGGACGGTCGTCCTCGTCGGCGGGTCGACCGCCGGAATCTCGCTGCTGGGGCTCCGCTGA
- a CDS encoding succinylglutamate desuccinylase/aspartoacylase family protein: MSQSTGTHTVEEVTLARMPSGVELTTTAHTYRGAEDGPTLYVQAAQHGREINGTETLRRFHERLPLEELSGTIVAVPVANPVTFDLVSYITPEEFDSVNPNMNRIWPGDEDGSLHQQMAARLWTEVSRADAIVDLHTGSPDMYPHVVYREGDERSRALAEAFGTDLLLSEQADDEAPEEWHRRGFAGKLRVAAAEKGIPSVTPELAHNKQILEDAVEEGVEGLLGVCRYMGLLPGDVPERNQTVARNHLGQVTADGSGLFRPEPGLEVGQAITEGTPLGTVYDPRTYEPHHEAVADRDGILYALTREATVTAGDQLASVALVREE; the protein is encoded by the coding sequence ATGAGCCAGTCCACTGGGACCCACACGGTCGAGGAGGTGACGCTCGCGAGGATGCCCTCCGGCGTCGAACTGACGACGACGGCCCACACGTATCGTGGCGCCGAAGACGGACCGACACTGTACGTCCAGGCCGCCCAGCACGGCCGCGAGATCAACGGGACCGAGACGCTCCGGCGGTTCCACGAGCGACTGCCACTTGAGGAGCTGTCGGGAACGATCGTCGCCGTCCCCGTCGCGAACCCGGTGACCTTCGATCTGGTCTCCTACATCACGCCCGAGGAGTTCGACAGCGTCAACCCGAACATGAACCGGATCTGGCCGGGCGACGAGGACGGGAGCCTCCACCAGCAGATGGCCGCGCGGCTCTGGACGGAGGTGAGCCGCGCCGACGCCATCGTCGACCTCCATACGGGGAGCCCGGACATGTACCCCCACGTTGTCTACCGGGAGGGCGACGAACGCTCGCGCGCGCTCGCCGAAGCCTTCGGGACCGACCTGCTGCTGTCCGAGCAGGCCGACGACGAGGCCCCCGAGGAGTGGCACCGCCGGGGGTTCGCCGGGAAACTCCGCGTCGCCGCCGCCGAGAAGGGGATTCCCTCGGTCACGCCCGAACTCGCCCACAACAAGCAGATCCTCGAGGACGCCGTCGAGGAGGGCGTCGAGGGACTGCTCGGCGTCTGCCGGTATATGGGGTTGCTCCCCGGCGACGTTCCGGAGCGAAACCAGACGGTCGCGCGCAACCATCTCGGACAGGTCACCGCCGACGGCTCCGGCCTCTTCCGCCCGGAGCCGGGGCTCGAGGTCGGACAGGCTATCACCGAAGGGACACCGCTCGGGACCGTCTACGATCCGCGGACGTACGAACCGCACCACGAGGCGGTCGCGGACCGCGACGGGATTCTCTACGCGCTCACCCGAGAGGCGACCGTGACCGCGGGCGACCAGCTCGCGAGCGTCGCGCTGGTCCGCGAGGAGTGA
- a CDS encoding peptidylprolyl isomerase — MGDVTATLHTNRGDIEVELYDERAPRTVDNFVGLATGGKTWEDPETGEEVEGEPLYDDVAFHRVIEDFMIQGGDPTETGRGGPGYQFDDEFHDELRHDDEGILSMANSGPNTNGSQFFITLDAQPHLDDRHSVFGKVIDGMDVVHEIGSVNTDANDQPQEDVVLESVSVDYE; from the coding sequence ATGGGAGACGTTACTGCCACCCTGCACACGAACCGTGGCGATATCGAAGTCGAACTCTACGACGAGCGCGCGCCGCGGACCGTCGACAACTTCGTCGGTCTCGCGACCGGCGGCAAGACCTGGGAAGACCCCGAGACGGGCGAGGAGGTCGAGGGCGAACCCCTCTACGACGACGTCGCCTTCCACCGCGTCATCGAGGACTTCATGATTCAGGGCGGCGACCCGACCGAGACCGGTCGCGGTGGCCCCGGCTACCAGTTCGACGACGAGTTCCACGACGAACTGCGCCACGACGACGAGGGCATCCTCTCGATGGCAAACTCAGGGCCGAACACCAACGGCTCGCAGTTCTTCATCACGCTCGACGCCCAGCCCCACCTCGACGACCGCCACTCGGTCTTCGGCAAAGTAATCGACGGCATGGACGTCGTCCACGAGATCGGTTCGGTCAACACCGACGCTAACGATCAGCCCCAGGAAGACGTCGTCCTCGAGTCGGTTTCCGTCGACTACGAGTAA